Genomic window (Helicobacter sp. MIT 21-1697):
AAGGCTGTCGGGGCTGAAATTTTAGATACGCACAAAGTGCTTATCCATACCTGTAAAACTATAAAGGAGGTGGAGAGTGAAGCATTAAACAAAAAAGCTCTAAAAGATGTGAGCTGGGAAGCAGCAGTGTTAAAAAGGGAATCTTGATAAAACCTTAAGAACTCGCTTGACAACCAAGCATAGCGCGGTTGTAAGCGTATCCTTTAGGCGATACTTTGGGCTTAGCTCAAAGTATCAAGACATTAATAAAAGGAGATTATATGACAAAATGTAATTTAAATCAAGTGCGAGAGGAATTAGAGGTATTTTTAGATATGCAAAATGTCTCTCAAGCTGCTCTAGCAAGAGCTTTGGGCATTAGTGCAGCGAGCATTTCTACCTTTCGTAAAAGCGAATATAAAGGCAATAATGAGGAGCTAGGGCGCAAAATCAAGCTGTATTTAGATGATTATGCGAATAAAAACAAGGCAAATGCGAAAAAAGAAAAGGTGCAAGTGTATGAGAGCTATGATAAGCAAATGGCGGATTTTGTCATCAATGAGGCGATAGCAGATAAAGAGATAGCTATCATCACAGGTGTGGCAGGAAGCGGTAAAAGCACGATTGCCAAAGAGTATGCGCTCACCCACCCTAATGCGATTTTGATTGAAGCGACTTTGCATACAAGCGCAAGAGTGCTGCTTGATGAGCTAAGTGAGAGATTACATCTTACAGGCGGGAGAAATCTGCACGAAAAAGTGCTCCTTATAGCCAAAGAACTTAAAAGGCGCGATGTCGTCATACTCATTGATGAGGCGGAGCATTTGAGTGTGAGGGCATTAGAGGATTTACGCAGAATTTGGGATTTTAGCAATGTGCCCCTTGTGCTTTTTGGGACAGAGATTCTCTTAAAGAATCTAATGGGTAAAAATGGCGAGTTGCGACAGCTCTACTCACGTATAGGTGGCAAATGGAATATGAAAGGTTTAGCGCGTGAAGAATGCGAGAGGCTCTTTGCACAGGGCATTTATCCCTACACAAAGGGTAATTTTAGGAGCAGTTCAAAGCTTTATAGGAGAGCGTGCAGGCTTGCGCAGCTTCATAATGTCCAGCTAGATAAAGATATTATTGCACAAGCTTGTGCGATGATTATTTTGTAAGGAGAGAGATATGAAAAATGCAAGAACAGGTGCATTTGACGCACAAGGAAATGAGTTTAAAGAGGGAGATAGAGTAGTAGGGATTTTTGGCGAGGGTATCGTGGTGTATGTGCCTCATCTCCACAAATATATGATAAATCTTGGAGAGCATTACTACGAGCTTGAGGATAGCTGGATTATATTGTATTAAGGAGGAGAGCTATGACGCTCTATATTGCTAATTTAGGAGGTGCAAAGTGAAAATCAAATTATGCAAGAGTAAGAATAAAGTAGGTGCTAGGGAGTTTTTTAAGCCCTTTTATATTTATGGTTTGAATGCGAGGTATTTAAGCTCACATTTTTTCGCAAACAAGGGCTATATCTATCAAAAAGGAGGTGTGGAATGCTTGAAAAATGGCTATAAATGCGTTGATGTGATAAAAAAATAACAAAGGAGAAACAATGGTAATCTATGTGAGTAGTCCTTATAAGGCTGTGCTCAATGCGGTAAATGATAGCGCAGAGGCGAAATCTTTGATTATAGGCTATGCGATTGAAGGCGCACAAATCATCAAAGAAATGGGATATACCCCGCTCTCCCCTGTGCTTAATTTTGAGGGAGTATATGAAGAGGAGAGTGAGAGAGAAGTGATATTAAAGGCTGGATTGGAGCTTTTAAAGGTATGTGATGGAATCTTGATTGTCAATACACCTTATAGCGATACTTCAGCGGGAATGGTCTTAGAACTTGAGAGTGCTAAAAGGCTCAATCTTGCGCTTTATGAAACTCTCTTAGATGAAAAAGGAGGCATTAATGGAATTAAAGAGCTTTGAAGATGTGGATATGGGACTAAAAAGGTTGTGTGAGATTGAAGTGGCGATTGCTCATATTGAGGGTGAGGTAACACTTGCTTGTAATAAGATAAAAGAGGAGCATAAGCCTCAAGTAGAATCTTTAAGCAATGAGGCAAACTTTATCCGCGCGGAGATTGAGAATTTTTGCGAGAGCCACAAGGCAGACTTTGCGGATAAAAGAAGCAAGGAGTTAGTCTTTGGCACAATAGGCTATCGCTTAAGCAAGTCAGTGAATGTGCCGCGCGTGAAGTCAAAAGTAGAATCTTTAATCGCTGCGATTAAAAGCTTTGGTCTAAGAGAATGCCTCATATATGAGGAAAAGCCTAATAAAGAGGCTTTGGCAGAGCTAGATGATAGCTCGTTAGTCAAGCTTGGATTAAAACGCGTGGTAAAGGATAATTTCCGCATTGAGCCAAAGATTGAGGCATTAGAACATTAAATGAGAATAGGTTGTGGGGATTCTCACAGCTTATTCCATAAAATCCCGCAAGGGCAAAACGAAGTTTCTTTAGAAAATGTGTAAAGCGCTTTAAAACAGCGTTTAAAGAGTGTTTTATACATTTTATAAGGAGAGAGATATGCTAGAGTTTTTAGAATCTGTAACTTTAAAAGAGGAGCATTTGAAAGAAAAGGTGGAGTTTTTAATCCAGCCCTTTTTGCCAAAAAAGATGATTACGACTATTTACGCCGATGGTGGCAATGGCAAAAGCTATTTAAGCGGGAGCATTGCCAAGCAATTAGCCAAAGATGAGCGCGTAAAAAAGGTGGTGTATATTGATTTGGATAATCCTTTAAATGTGCTTGTAGAGCGAGGATATGATAGATTACTCCTTAAAGAGCCAAAGATTTCATATATTCATCGGAGCTGCTTTAATCTCAAACCCTTTGAGCTACTCCTCAAGATAGAGAGTGAGGCGATAGGGCATAATTATGATGGATATGTGTTTGTGTTGGATTCTTTGCGGAATTTTGTAGATATTGATAATGATAGAAGCGCAATGGCTCTTTTTGATATAATGATGAATATACGAGAAGCTGGGGGAAGTATCCTCGCCCTACATCATAGCAATAAAGATGGCAAAAATTTCAAAGGCTCAAGCCATATTAGAAACTCCACAGATATTATGTATCGCTTAAGTCGTCTTGTAGGCTATGAGGGATATGTGAGCGTGCATTTGGAAGCGCAAAAAGAACGTGCGGGGATAGAATCTGTGGCTTTGGGGATTGATTGCAACTCTTTAGGGCTGCATTTTATAGAGAGCAAAATCGCTAAGATGAATGAGAAACAAAAAGATTTTGTGGCAAAAGCAAAAGAAGTGCTTATGGCAGGAGAGTGCAATAAAACACAGCTTCTCTTAGCGTGTGGATATGAAAAAGGCGATAAATGGGCAAGAGAGACGCTAGAACACTTTGAGGGGTTGTTTTGGGAGGCAAGGGCAAAAGGAAAAAATAATGCACTTCTTTATCGTGTGATTACAACACCTACAACACTTACAACACCGCGTAAAATAGGGACTTTTAACGAGGGAGGAGAAAATAATGAGCACTGAAGTTTCTTTAGATGAAATCCCGCAAGGGCAAAACGAAGTTTCTTTAGAAAGTGAATTATCGCGCAAAAGAATGCTATGTGCTATCCATACGCACCCACGATACAAGTCTATCAAGGAAGCTAACGCGTGGGAAGTGTGGTTAGAGGTGCGCTATGGGGTGGATTCTTGTAAGTTCCTTAATAATGCGGAGCTTGCAGAAGTGCTTGATATTTTTAACTACAAAGTGCCTGATAGGGACTATACACAAAGAAAAGGCGACATAAGTGCGGCACAAAGGGCAAAGATTGAGAATATAATGAATGAGCGAGGCTTTGAGCGTGAGGGCAAGATAAACTTTATCGTGCGACAACTTGGGACTTTTAAACCTATATGGGCACTCAACAAAGCAGAAGCAAGCAAGGTCATCACAGGCTTACAAAAGATTATAGGAGAGCGATAATGGATAAGCATTTGTTGGAGCAAATTTGTGAAAGCTATAAGGCTGGTATGAGCTGGGAGAAAATCTATAAGACTTATGGGGGCGTGAGCGTGTATATCCCCAAAGTCTCGCCCAATGCAAAGGAAAAGGTTATAAAAGAGTTTAATGGCTATAATGCCTCGTTTTTGGCGCATAAGTATAATTTGAGTGAGAATACTAT
Coding sequences:
- a CDS encoding AAA family ATPase, translating into MTKCNLNQVREELEVFLDMQNVSQAALARALGISAASISTFRKSEYKGNNEELGRKIKLYLDDYANKNKANAKKEKVQVYESYDKQMADFVINEAIADKEIAIITGVAGSGKSTIAKEYALTHPNAILIEATLHTSARVLLDELSERLHLTGGRNLHEKVLLIAKELKRRDVVILIDEAEHLSVRALEDLRRIWDFSNVPLVLFGTEILLKNLMGKNGELRQLYSRIGGKWNMKGLAREECERLFAQGIYPYTKGNFRSSSKLYRRACRLAQLHNVQLDKDIIAQACAMIIL
- a CDS encoding host-nuclease inhibitor Gam family protein, whose protein sequence is MELKSFEDVDMGLKRLCEIEVAIAHIEGEVTLACNKIKEEHKPQVESLSNEANFIRAEIENFCESHKADFADKRSKELVFGTIGYRLSKSVNVPRVKSKVESLIAAIKSFGLRECLIYEEKPNKEALAELDDSSLVKLGLKRVVKDNFRIEPKIEALEH
- a CDS encoding AAA family ATPase, with the translated sequence MLEFLESVTLKEEHLKEKVEFLIQPFLPKKMITTIYADGGNGKSYLSGSIAKQLAKDERVKKVVYIDLDNPLNVLVERGYDRLLLKEPKISYIHRSCFNLKPFELLLKIESEAIGHNYDGYVFVLDSLRNFVDIDNDRSAMALFDIMMNIREAGGSILALHHSNKDGKNFKGSSHIRNSTDIMYRLSRLVGYEGYVSVHLEAQKERAGIESVALGIDCNSLGLHFIESKIAKMNEKQKDFVAKAKEVLMAGECNKTQLLLACGYEKGDKWARETLEHFEGLFWEARAKGKNNALLYRVITTPTTLTTPRKIGTFNEGGENNEH
- a CDS encoding phage protein GemA/Gp16 family protein — protein: MSTEVSLDEIPQGQNEVSLESELSRKRMLCAIHTHPRYKSIKEANAWEVWLEVRYGVDSCKFLNNAELAEVLDIFNYKVPDRDYTQRKGDISAAQRAKIENIMNERGFEREGKINFIVRQLGTFKPIWALNKAEASKVITGLQKIIGER
- a CDS encoding Mor transcription activator family protein, with amino-acid sequence MDKHLLEQICESYKAGMSWEKIYKTYGGVSVYIPKVSPNAKEKVIKEFNGYNASFLAHKYNLSENTIREIIRESKRKGGESAEK